Proteins encoded by one window of Candidatus Poribacteria bacterium:
- a CDS encoding glycosyltransferase family 9 protein, translating into MAAEKILLIRLSSLGDIVLTTPAIRAVRARFPDAYISMLIAKQSAEILRENPHLNEIITFDRLAKDKDTGEMLRIMRHLREAKFTMAIDFQRKFRTEMLMYFSGATERVGKGRFCTVRVPEQGNKHATAHYFDLLHAAGIPAEDRRLELFLSESERLDATQRFDAAGVNNEALTVGLFPGAGWKLREWMPERFAAIGDRLVEHFNANVLIFGGPKEATLVRTVVNLMNAPAIPFAGNLQVRQLAACLEKCDLFLTNDTGPMHIAAAVGTPTVSLFGPGDHIRFQPLGTLHQTIRHAVPCSPCKQFTDKCKDNICMKGIGVDEVWESISGALAKAS; encoded by the coding sequence ATGGCTGCTGAAAAAATACTGCTGATCCGACTCAGTTCCCTTGGCGACATCGTGCTCACAACACCCGCGATCCGAGCGGTTCGCGCCCGTTTCCCGGACGCATACATCTCCATGCTTATCGCAAAACAATCCGCAGAGATCCTCCGTGAAAATCCACATCTCAATGAAATAATCACGTTCGACCGGCTCGCTAAAGACAAGGATACCGGCGAGATGCTGCGAATTATGCGTCATCTGCGTGAAGCGAAATTTACGATGGCTATTGATTTTCAACGGAAATTTCGTACTGAGATGCTCATGTATTTCAGTGGTGCCACTGAACGCGTGGGTAAAGGTCGATTCTGTACCGTCCGCGTTCCTGAACAGGGTAACAAACACGCCACAGCACACTATTTTGATCTGTTACATGCAGCTGGGATTCCGGCAGAAGATCGGAGGCTGGAACTCTTTCTCTCCGAATCTGAACGGTTAGATGCGACGCAGCGGTTTGACGCTGCAGGCGTTAACAATGAAGCGTTAACAGTGGGACTTTTTCCCGGTGCCGGATGGAAGTTGCGCGAATGGATGCCTGAACGCTTCGCTGCCATTGGCGATAGATTGGTAGAGCATTTCAACGCCAATGTCTTGATTTTCGGGGGACCAAAAGAGGCGACGCTCGTGCGGACGGTTGTGAATCTTATGAACGCACCTGCTATTCCGTTTGCTGGTAATCTTCAGGTCAGGCAGTTAGCCGCCTGCCTTGAAAAGTGTGATCTATTTCTCACCAACGATACCGGTCCAATGCATATTGCCGCAGCGGTCGGAACTCCGACTGTATCTCTGTTCGGTCCCGGCGATCACATCCGATTTCAACCGCTTGGAACATTGCATCAAACCATCCGTCACGCCGTGCCGTGTAGTCCATGTAAGCAGTTCACAGATAAGTGTAAAGACAATATCTGCATGAAAGGGATTGGTGTCGATGAAGTATGGGAGTCTATCTCTGGTGCCCTTGCGAAAGCCTCATGA
- a CDS encoding iron-containing alcohol dehydrogenase, producing the protein MLLEEHSEKDIGRLPSIVSRAIADINEHRETVVLTTGPAWKAVEGVAINPHQLLYVDGNTEATMAAFADGCEGEVVYGIGGGLAIDTAKYVASANELPLIAVPTILSTDAFLTDATGVRENGCVHYLPTKTPDTVIVDMDMLCNAPAAMRASGAADVLSIATALWDWQEAEKMGENPSDQQITPQTVAIGETLLQTLLENAREIGNGTPEGLKLLLDLLCMEVQLCNLCGHSRVEEGSEHYFTYALEKHLTSAGSGDLLHGELVGLGILLMAALQSQPWRQYRHALECLQINYRPSAVAREAIVDTLINLSDYVAQHQLPYTVATTLRITPDIAERTIQTVLDLP; encoded by the coding sequence ATGTTATTAGAAGAGCATTCTGAAAAAGATATTGGACGATTGCCGAGTATTGTGTCACGCGCGATTGCTGATATTAATGAGCACCGCGAGACAGTCGTTTTGACAACAGGACCTGCTTGGAAGGCAGTCGAAGGCGTCGCTATAAATCCACATCAACTTCTCTACGTTGACGGAAACACGGAGGCAACTATGGCTGCGTTTGCCGACGGATGCGAAGGTGAAGTGGTTTACGGAATCGGTGGTGGCCTGGCAATTGACACCGCTAAGTACGTTGCCTCTGCAAACGAATTGCCTCTCATCGCGGTCCCGACGATTTTGTCAACAGATGCTTTCCTCACCGATGCAACAGGTGTCAGAGAAAACGGATGTGTCCATTATCTACCTACAAAGACACCTGATACTGTTATCGTAGATATGGATATGCTCTGCAACGCTCCCGCTGCAATGCGAGCGAGTGGCGCAGCGGATGTGCTCTCAATCGCAACAGCACTCTGGGATTGGCAAGAAGCGGAGAAGATGGGTGAGAATCCATCTGATCAACAAATTACGCCGCAGACAGTTGCTATTGGGGAGACCCTCCTCCAAACGCTCTTGGAAAACGCACGGGAGATCGGCAACGGTACACCTGAAGGATTGAAACTTCTACTCGACCTGCTCTGTATGGAGGTGCAGCTTTGTAATCTATGCGGACATAGTCGCGTTGAAGAGGGAAGCGAACACTATTTTACTTACGCACTTGAGAAGCACTTAACATCTGCAGGCAGTGGCGATCTTTTACACGGTGAATTGGTAGGGCTTGGTATTTTACTCATGGCTGCGTTGCAATCGCAACCGTGGAGGCAGTATCGTCATGCATTAGAATGTTTGCAGATTAACTATCGTCCGTCAGCTGTCGCCCGTGAGGCAATTGTTGATACGCTTATCAATTTGTCCGACTACGTCGCGCAACACCAGCTCCCGTACACCGTCGCGACAACGCTACGGATTACGCCTGATATAGCCGAACGAACGATACAAACAGTACTGGATTTACCCTGA
- a CDS encoding dipeptidase, with the protein MEKKNRQPQLDKRIAELHEQALVIDSHNDAIVAHIRRGNVSFADENARNPEDPVGTIAYLRGAVPPVEEAIGIQLNIPKMRQGGIDAAFFAVDVTRAWKNHLAYALDAFGWFNEEVTANADDICIVRKASDIRRAKAAGKLAAVLVIENSEAVERSLNILRSLYLLGVRSIGLTHNLNTWASTGNDEEDMGGGLTRFGMALVKEMNRLGMLVDVSHISERGFWDVLEISEHPVIASHSNCKTLCRHPRNLSNEQLKALSANGGVVGITFVPGFITIDGWQKMPPLAQLLNHIAYAIDIAGVDHVGIGSDFDGGGDLLKDASEFIKIAEGLSERGYSDEDIRKILGENHLRVFEAACG; encoded by the coding sequence ATGGAAAAGAAAAACAGACAACCCCAATTGGACAAACGGATCGCGGAATTGCACGAACAGGCACTCGTGATTGACTCACACAATGATGCCATCGTGGCACATATCCGTCGCGGTAATGTGAGTTTTGCTGACGAGAACGCCCGAAATCCAGAGGATCCGGTTGGCACTATCGCCTATCTGCGCGGTGCCGTGCCACCGGTAGAGGAAGCCATCGGTATCCAACTCAATATCCCAAAAATGCGGCAAGGTGGTATTGATGCTGCTTTCTTCGCCGTTGACGTGACGCGCGCCTGGAAAAACCATCTCGCTTACGCGTTAGATGCGTTCGGATGGTTCAACGAAGAAGTGACAGCAAATGCTGACGACATCTGCATCGTTCGGAAAGCGAGTGACATTCGCAGGGCGAAGGCAGCGGGTAAACTCGCTGCAGTGCTCGTCATTGAAAACAGTGAGGCAGTCGAACGGAGCCTGAATATACTCCGCTCGCTCTACTTGCTCGGTGTCCGCTCCATCGGCTTAACGCATAACCTAAATACATGGGCATCAACAGGAAATGATGAAGAGGATATGGGGGGCGGCTTGACCCGATTTGGGATGGCATTGGTTAAAGAGATGAACCGCTTAGGAATGCTCGTGGATGTCTCGCATATCAGTGAACGTGGATTTTGGGATGTTCTCGAAATCTCGGAGCATCCGGTCATTGCGTCTCATAGCAATTGTAAGACTTTGTGCCGACACCCACGGAACTTGAGCAACGAACAATTGAAAGCTTTATCGGCTAATGGCGGTGTTGTCGGAATCACCTTTGTTCCAGGGTTTATTACGATAGACGGTTGGCAGAAAATGCCGCCCCTGGCGCAATTGCTTAACCATATCGCCTACGCCATTGACATCGCTGGCGTTGACCATGTCGGTATCGGTTCGGACTTTGATGGCGGCGGAGATTTACTTAAGGATGCGAGTGAGTTCATCAAAATCGCAGAAGGGTTGAGCGAACGCGGTTATTCCGATGAAGATATAAGAAAGATACTCGGCGAAAACCATCTACGCGTTTTTGAGGCAGCGTGCGGATAA